One segment of Phragmites australis chromosome 13, lpPhrAust1.1, whole genome shotgun sequence DNA contains the following:
- the LOC133887882 gene encoding uncharacterized protein LOC133887882, with amino-acid sequence MSATSAEIPLARWNVPAKPGTPHHTPLPSGESLIPLLPSRPSVSQSHPTVPASLPRAPRSYQPHPPRPTSRPSSDTHITCQATCSLSLFLFLSLAEGAAMWTRGSPGRLPAMEECSEDGDADADVDMYRRTSGAMASCWGRFGVAALWRRLRQQLSLARRRRRHGRSILGAGGPNYDLLSYAQNFDDGGLEEREAPNFTIRFAPPRHAVSPRRAAAAPDAVAA; translated from the coding sequence ATGAGCGCCACGTCAGCCGAGATCCCGCTGGCACGATGGAATGTGCCGGCGAAGCCGGGAACACCTCACCACACACCGCTTCCCTCAGGGGAGTCCCTGATTCCCCTCCTCCCGTCGCGGCCGTCCGTCTCGCAGTCGCATCCCACGGTTCCTGCCTCCCTCCCTCGCGCCCCGCGCTCCTATCAGCCTCATCCGCCCAGGCCAACCAGCAGACCAAGTAGCGACACACACATCACTTGCCAGGccacttgctctctctctctcttcctctttctctctctggcAGAGGGAGCTGCCATGTGGACGCGGGGCTCGCCGGGGAGGCTGCCGGCGATGGAGGAGTGCAGCGAGGACGGGGATGCGGATGCGGACGTGGACATGTACCGGCGGACGAGCGGGGCGATGGCCTCGTGCTGGGGCCGCTTCGGCGTCGCCGCGCTGTGGCGCAGGCTGCGTCAACAGCTCAGCCTGGCGCGGCGCAGGAGGCGACACGGCCGCTCcatcctcggcgccggcgggcCCAACTACGACCTGCTCAGCTACGCGCAGAACTTCGACGACGGCGGCCTGGAGGAGCGCGAGGCGCCGAACTTCACCATCAGGTTCGCGCCCCCGCGGCATGCTGTCTCGCCGAGGCGCGCGGCTGCAGCGCCGGACGCCGTCGCCGCATGA
- the LOC133889558 gene encoding subtilisin-like protease 1, protein MENPNNRQCKLACLGLRVAATILLLLSPTAATPAASRGGHDTGLHSNYLVIVRTPYEYDQNLYKNVSSWHASLLASVCDTAKQALAADPASVSRLIYSYRSVVNGFSARMTPEEVARMSKMDWFLRALPEQTYHLLTTRTPQMLGLMGGGRGTGGVWNTSNMGEGIIIGILDDGIYAGHPSFDEGGMKPPPAKWKGRCDFNKTVCNNKLIGARSYFESAKWKWKGLRDPVLPISEGQHGTHTSSTAAGAFAPNASVFGNGLGTATGMAPRAHIAFYQVCYEEKGCDRDDILAAVEDAIEDGVDILSLSLGNEDAVDFSDDPVSLGGYTAIMNGVFICAAAGNTGPSPGTLVNEAPWLLSVGASTTDRRFLATVKLGGGVELDGESLNDPNTTVGELRPLVRDVGDGTCASESVLIAQNVTGKIIVCEAGGAVTTAKAKVVKRAGAAGMIVVTPQVFGPVVIPRPHVLPTVQVPYATGQKIKAYIQSSRKRNATATFVFKGTTFSTPQSPMVAPFSSRGPNRLSHGILKPDIIGPGVNVIAGVPSIEDVELAPNAVVPRFDIKSGTSMAAPHLSGIAALIKNAHPTWSPAAIKSALMTTAETTDNLRKPIADVDGRPASFYAVGAGHVNPQRAMDPGLVYNMTAKDYVPYLCGLNYTDQKVNTIIYPEPQVSCAKMPKLEQDDLNYPSITAILDRPPFSVTANRSVTNVGAASSTYAVEVDVPASVKVEVNPPKLTFKALDEILNYVVTVKSTSGRAPAGTIEGQLKWVSGKYVVRSPILVTPAGSATTGAGSQRPRQP, encoded by the coding sequence ATGGAAAATCCAAACAACAGGCAGTGCAAGTTGGCGTGTCTCGGCCTCCGCGTCGccgccaccatcctcctcctcctctctccaaCGGCGGCCACCCCGGCGGCGAGCCGTGGGGGCCATGACACCGGCTTGCACAGCAACTACCTCGTCATCGTGCGCACTCCGTACGAGTACGACCAGAACCTGTACAAGAACGTGTCGAGCTGGCACGCGTCGCTCCTGGCGTCGGTGTGCGACACGGCCAAGCAGGCGCTGGCTGCCGACCCGGCCTCCGTGTCGCGGCTCATCTACTCCTACCGTAGCGTTGTGAACGGCTTCTCTGCCCGCATGACGCCGGAGGAGGTGGCGAGGATGTCCAAGATGGACTGGTTCCTCCGGGCGCTCCCCGAGCAGACGTACCACCTCCTGACCACCCGCACGCCGCAGATGCTCGGGCTCATGGGCGGCGGCCGCGGAACCGGCGGTGTGTGGAACACCAGCAACATGGGCGAGGGCATCATCATCGGGATCCTCGACGATGGCATCTACGCGGGGCACCCGTCGTTTGACGAGGGAGGGATGAAGCCGCCGCCGGCCAAGTGGAAAGGCCGGTGCGACTTCAACAAGACGGTGTGCAACAACAAGCTCATCGGCGCGAGGTCGTACTTCGAGTCGGCCAAGTGGAAGTGGAAGGGCCTTCGCGACCCGGTGCTTCCGATCAGCGAGGGGCAGCACGGGACGCACACGTCGAGCACGGCGGCCGGTGCGTTCGCGCCCAACGCCAGCGTTTTCGGCAACGGGCTCGGCACGGCGACCGGCATGGCCCCCCGCGCTCACATTGCGTTCTACCAGGTGTGCTACGAGGAGAAGGGCTGCGATCGAGATGACATACTGGCGGCGGTGGAAGATGCCATCGAAGACGGCGTCGACATCCTCTCGCTCTCGCTTGGGAATGAGGATGCCGTCGACTTTTCAGACGACCCCGTCTCCCTCGGTGGGTACACGGCGATCATGAACGGCGTGTTCATTTGCGCAGCGGCAGGCAACACTGGCCCGAGCCCAGGAACCCTCGTCAACGAGGCGCCGTGGTTGCTCTCCGTAGGGGCGAGCACCACCGACAGGAGATTCTTGGCCACCGTGAAGCTTGGTGGCGGGGTTGAGCTTGACGGCGAGTCGCTCAACGATCCCAACACCACTGTGGGCGAGTTACGCCCTTTGGTGCGCGATGTGGGCGACGGCACGTGCGCCAGTGAGAGCGTGTTGATAGCACAGAATGTCACCGGAAAGATCATCGTCTGCGAAGCCGGTGGTGCTGTCACCACCGCGAAGGCCAAGGTGGTAAAGCGCGCCGGCGCGGCCGGCATGATCGTCGTCACCCCTCAGGTGTTCGGTCCGGTGGTCATCCCGAGGCCGCACGTCCTCCCAACAGTGCAAGTCCCCTACGCGACGGGGCAGAAGATCAAGGCTTACATCCAATCCTCGCGGAAGCGGAACGCGACGGCGACGTTCGTCTTCAAAGGAACAACGTTCAGCACGCCGCAGTCGCCGATGGTGGCACCCTTCTCGTCGCGGGGACCAAATAGGCTAAGCCATGGAATCCTGAAGCCCGACATCATCGGCCCCGGGGTGAACGTCATCGCTGGCGTCCCCTCGATCGAGGACGTGGAGTTGGCGCCTAATGCGGTGGTTCCTAGGTTCGACATCAAGTCCGGCACGTCCATGGCCGCGCCGCACCTGAGCGGGATCGCCGCGCTGATCAAGAATGCGCACCCGACATGGTCGCCCGCGGCCATCAAGTCAGCCCTAATGACGACTGCGGAAACCACCGACAACCTCCGGAAGCCGATCGCCGACGTGGACGGCAGGCCAGCGAGCTTCTACGCCGTGGGCGCCGGGCACGTGAACCCGCAGCGAGCCATGGACCCCGGGCTTGTGTACAACATGACGGCCAAAGACTACGTGCCGTACCTGTGCGGGCTCAACTACACGGACCAGAAGGTGAACACGATCATTTACCCGGAGCCGCAGGTGTCCTGTGCCAAGATGCCAAAACTTGAACAGGACGACCTCAACTACCCGTCCATCACCGCCATCCTCGACAGGCCGCCCTTCTCCGTGACGGCCAACCGCTCCGTGACAAACGTCGGGGCCGCCAGTTCGACGTACGCCGTGGAGGTGGACGTGCCGGCGTCGGTGAAAGTGGAGGTGAACCCACCGAAACTGACGTTCAAGGCGCTGGACGAGATCTTGAACTACGTGGTCACCGTCAAGTCGACGTCCGGCCGGGCTCCGGCTGGCACGATCGAGGGCCAGCTGAAGTGGGTCTCGGGCAAGTACGTCGTGCGCAGCCCGATCCTGGTCACGCCCGCCGGCAGCGCCACGACCGGTGCCGGAAGTCAACGCCCGCGTCAGCCCTAA
- the LOC133889131 gene encoding subtilisin-like protease 4: MESFKLTLLPILLLAIVAEVTGDELRTFIIHVQPHQNHVFRTTDDRTTWYKSFLPEDGRLRHAYHHVASGFAARLTQQELDVVSAMPGFIVAVPNHVYKLLTTHTPQFLGLELPQNGRKYTSEFGEGVIIGVLDSGVYPYHPSFNGDSMPPPPAKWKGRCDFNGSACNNKLIGARSFESDPSPLDRDGHGTHTSSTAAGAVVQGAQVLGQGLGTASGIAPRAHVAMYKVCGDECTTADILAGIDAAVGDGCDIISMSLGGQTRPFYQDGLAIGTFGAVEKGVFVSMAAGNEGPTGSTLSNDAPWMLTVAASTMDRLISAQVRLGNGLSFDGESVFQPNISTTVSYPLVYAGASSTPDTNFCGNDSLDGFNVKGKIVLCDRGNGVARLAKGAEVMRAGGFGMILVNEFADGYSTLADAHVLPASHVSYAAGVAIKKYINSTANPVAQILFKGTVLGTSPAPAITSFSSRGPSLQNSGILKPDITGPGVSVLAAWPFRIGPPSAPVFPGPTFNFESGTSMSTPHLSGIAALIKSKHPDWSPAAIKSAIMTTANPTDKSGNLIVNEQNVTANFFATGAGHVNPDKAIDPSLVYDIAPADYIGFLCGLYTSQEVTVIARRSVDCSTITVIPDRMLNYPSISVTLPSTTNPTAPVVVSRTVKNVVEAPAVYYPHVNLPGLVQVKVTPSSLQFTAANQVQNFTVSVWRGQSTTAKFVQGSLRWVSDKHTVRSPVSISFA; encoded by the coding sequence TCGGCTGACACAGCAGGAGCTCGACGTGGTGTCCGCCATGCCTGGGTTCATCGTGGCGGTGCCGAACCATGTTTACAAGCTGCTGACGACGCACACGCCGCAGTTCCTCGGCCTGGAACTGCCACAGAACGGGAGAAAATATACCTCCGAATTCGGCGAGGGCGTCATCATCGGCGTGCTCGACAGTGGCGTCTATCCCTACCATCCCTCCTTCAACGGCGACagcatgccgccgccgccggccaagTGGAAGGGGCGCTGTGATTTCAACGGCTCTGCGTGCAACAACAAGCTTATCGGTGCTCGATCTTTCGAGTCAGACCCGTCCCCCCTCGACCGGGATGGGCACGGCACGCACACGTCAAgcaccgcggcgggagcagtcgTGCAAGGCGCTCAAGTGCTTGGCCAGGGCCTCGGCACTGCTTCCGGGATAGCGCCTCGCGCGCACGTCGCCATGTATAAGGTGTGTGGCGACGAGTGCACCACCGCCGACATACTCGCCGGCATTGACGCGGCCGTTGGTGACGGCTGTGACATTATCTCCATGTCCCTTGGCGGGCAAACGAGACCTTTCTACCAAGACGGCCTCGCTATTGGCACGTTTGgcgccgtagagaagggtgttTTCGTCAGCATGGCGGCCGGCAACGAAGGTCCaaccggcagcacgctgtcgaaCGATGCGCCATGGATGCTAACCGTCGCGGCGAGCACCATGGACCGTCTGATCAGCGCACAGGTGCGCCTCGGAAATGGCCTTTCTTTCGATGGCGAGTCGGTTTTCCAGCCAAACATCTCGACCACCGTCTCCTACCCGCTGGTCTACGCAGGTGCCAGCTCAACACCCGACACGAATTTCTGCGGCAACGACTCACTGGATGGCTTCAACGTCAAGGGAAAGATTGTGCTCTGCGACCGTGGCAACGGCGTCGCAAGGCTTGCCAAAGGTGCCGAGGTGATGAGAGCCGGAGGCTTCGGCATGATTTTGGTCAACGAGTTCGCCGACGGGTACAGCACGCTTGCCGACGCGCACGTCCTCCCAGCTTCCCACGTTAGCTACGCCGCCGGAGTGGCCATCAAGAAGTACATCAACTCCACTGCGAACCCCGTGGCGCAAATCTTGTTCAAGGGCACGGTCCTTGGCACGTCGCCGGCCCCGGCTATAACCTCGTTCTCCTCGCGTGGGCCCAGCTTGCAGAACTCTGGCATTCTGAAGCCCGACATCACTGGCCCCGGTGTGAGCGTACTCGCGGCGTGGCCATTCCGGATCGGCCCTCCGTCGGCGCCAGTGTTCCCTGGACCGACCTTCAACTTCGAATCTGGCACGTCCATGTCAACGCCGCACCTAAGTGGTATCGCCGCACTGATCAAAAGCAAGCACCCGGACTGGTCGCCGGCGGCGATCAAGTcagccatcatgacgaccgccAACCCCACCGACAAATCCGGGAATCTAATAGTCAACGAGCAGAACGTAACGGCCAACTTCTTCGCCACAGGCGCCGGCCACGTGAACCCGGACAAGGCCATCGACCCCAGCCTGGTCTACGACATCGCCCCCGCCGACTACATCGGCTTCCTCTGCGGCCTGTACACGAGCCAGGAGGTCACGGTGATCGCGCGTCGCTCGGTCGACTGCTCGACCATCACGGTGATCCCGGACCGCATGCTGAACTACCCGTCGATCTCGGTCACGCTGCCGTCAACAACGAACCCCACGGCTCCGGTGGTGGTGAGCCGCACGGTGAAGAACGTCGTGGAGGCGCCGGCGGTGTACTACCCTCACGTCAACCTGCCGGGTCTTGTGCAGGTAAAGGTCACGCCGAGCTCGCTGCAGTTCACCGCAGCGAACCAGGTGCAGAACTTCACGGTGTCCGTGTGGCGGGGGCAGAGCACTACCGCGAAGTTTGTGCAGGGCTCGCTCCGGTGGGTGTCCGACAAGCACACCGTGAGGAGCCCCGTCTCCATCAGCTTCGCCTGA